The Desulfobacterales bacterium genome contains the following window.
ATCTACTGTAGCTTTCATTTCAACAATATCACCTTTAATTTTCTAGTTTTTTATAGTATGTTGTGTCTTCATTTATCTAAAATACCACAAAATTAAATATTTTGCTAAAATTTAAGCGAATGGACAGAATATATTTTTGTAATTCTATAAATAACCCTTCATTTTGTTTTAAAGTTGCATTAGTGCCATTAACGCAAAGAAAGGAAAGATTTTGATTAAGAATTTCTTCATTTTTTTTAAAGTTATGGTCATTATTTTGATAATGATTTCTTATATTAAATAATCTTCTGTGAATATCATCTCTTACTTCTTCACCGTTGATATATAATACTTTGCTTGGTTCAGTTGTTTCCATTCCCATGAATTTAATACCAGCGCTGATACAAGTAGCTAATTGTAGTAAAAACCAGCTTTTGCCTGTGCTTCCAGTAGCAACAATAGCTCCGACAATATTTTGAGGCAGGAAGTCCTTGACAATCCATTGAATTAAAGGAGGCTTTCCAATTAAATCTAAAGCTATAAAAAAATCTCCATTGAGAAATTCTTTGTGTTTTGGCTGATATGGAGTAAGTTTTGAAAATATATCACTAAAAGAATTACCTTCGTTTAAAAAATCGGTTAAATCGTATTTTTGAGGCTTATTTTCGTCAAAAAGTAATATTGTAATATTTGTTTTTTCTGAAAAAATAGATTTAGCAAGTTCATATACTTTTAAATTACCTTCTTTTCCAGTTTTGTCATTATCATAGCAAATGTATATATTACTAATATTCATATTTTTAAATTCGTCGAAGAAATAACTCGGAATATTTCCTTCTCCTGCAGTATTAGAAACAATGACAAAGTTATCATTAATTTTATTGTTTTTTAGTTCTGTAATAAGACTATCGTGAACTCTCCAAGTATCTTTTTCACCAGCAACAACAAGTATGTTTAAGGCTGTATTTACTGATAATGTATTAATGGATTTATATATTTGAGCGCTTCTTTTTTTCCCGAGAGTAAAAGTTTTAAGAGCTTTGTTTATCGGAATAAATTTGAAAGTTTCTTTGTTTATGTCTGTTGAAATATAGTCTTTCCATGCTTTTAAATTATAAAATTTGATTATTTCTTCTATGTTATTAATACCTCTATTTTTTAGAAATTGAATATGTATCGGCTTAATTTGCGTCATAGTTGGAATTTTTGTTAATTTGATATTAGTTATACCAGAGATACCAGCGATATTTTGAGCTATTTCTAAAGCTTTGTTAAAATCGCATGACTCCATTTTCATAATGAAAGTAAATATATCATCATTTTTAAAGCATTCTTGAGAAAGACAAGAGGCTGTCTGTTTTTCATCACTCGCAACAAGAGAAGGGTTTTTATCATCATGAAGGGGGCAATGATAACTATTTTTTCCTTTTCCTTTTTTAACGCTGTAATGTTCTAAAACCTTTGATATAGATAATACGTTTTTAAGTTCTTTAGCTGTTGTTTTCATAATATATTTCCTACGTTTAAATAATTATATTTTGAACGATTACATTTTCCACATAGTAATTGTAGATTATTCCATATAGTTTTTCCGCCTTTGTTAAATGGAATTATGTGATCGGCATGTAATTTTTTTAATCCTTCGGTACCTATGAATATAGATTTACATAAAGGACATTGATAACCATTGTCTGCTCCGCCATGATATCTATAATTGTAGCGGCCAGGAATAATAAACGCTCTGGCTTGAAATAATGACATTATATGGGCCAGAATTATTCGATAATAGAATGACATCCGGCCAGGATTATTCGTTAATGGGCCAGGATTATTCGTTACTGGCCAGAATTATTCGTTAATAGGTTTTGATTATTGAGTAGTAGGTTTTGCATGTTTATAAAGTGTACTTTTTGCAATTCCTAAACGATCACATATTTGTTTTATAGATAATGATTTGTCAGATAATAAAGCTCTCGCCATTGCCTTAGTTTCTTCTGATACAGAAGGTCTTCCTCCTTTTCGACCACGAGCTCTTGCTGATTTTAATCCAGCTTGAACTCGTTCGCGTATTAAATCTCTTTCAAACTCAGCTAATGAGCTAAATAAATGAAATACTAAACGTCCTCCGGCAGAAGTTGTATCAATTTTTTCTGTCATAGAACGAAATCCAATTCCTTGTTTTTCAAGTTTAGTTATTGTTTCTACAAGATGCGACATTGAACGCCCCATTCTATCCAATTTCCAAACGACTAATATATCTCCTTTTCTACAATACTCCATAGCATCATCTAAACCTTTTCTCTGTGTTTTTACTCCGCTCGCTATATCTGTAAAGATTTTTTCACATCCCGCGGAGGAAAGAGCATCTATCTGTGGTTCAAGTGTTTGTTCTTGAGTTGATATTCTTGCATATCCAATTAGCATAGTTCATAAACCTTTTTCTTGAAATATATTATAGAATATGATTTATAGACCACTTTATATGTCAGTTTCAGAACTCAATTTCAGTAAGAATCCCCAATTTACAGGCCATTGAAATTAGCTTTTGAAAATTTATTTACCAAAACCCGACTTCATCAACATGTAATTTGTCAGTAACATAACTTCAGTGGAATGCTTTTTACCAATAGCTGATTTCACTAAAGGAAAATATATCAGAACATGATCGGCGCACTCACGCTGGATGGATCCACGCTTTCAAATGTAGTCATATAATCTATCAATACTATCCTTAATTTGACATAGATTAAGTGACTTTTTAAGTGACCTTTTTTGATGCTTTTTAGTCGATGGATATCTTGTCACCTAATCGATCGTTTATGTGAATCAGAGAGGTGAAATCATTAATCCACTGAAGTCCGCTTTTGAAATTATTGAAATTAGCTTCTGAAACTGACACTTTTTGCACAAATTTTATCAAAAAAATAGATGTCTTATTTATTATCGAGAATTTGAGATGATGAAATATGAGACAAATAATATGACTTGACGTATTGGAGATTACGAGATACAATGTATATACAAAGGAGGAAATTATGGCTTCAACGATGATTCATATTAGAATAGATGAGCAGGTAAAAACAAATGCAATGAAAACATTAACATCTATGGGGTTAACTATATCTGATGCTGTTAGAATTATGTTAATTCGTATAGCGGCTGAAAAGACGTTGCCATTCAATATACGAGTTCCAAATATAGAGACTGTGAAAGCGATTAAAGAACTTGAAGAAGGACGTGGTAAACGTTTTATAAACGTAGAAGCTTTAATGGATGAACTAAATGAGGACGATTGAACGAGCATCGGCTTTCAAGCGTGACTATAAAAAAGTTAAAACTATACCTAAGCATCAAGATATAGATTTAGTTTTATCTTCCGTTCTTTCTATTTTAAACGCTGATAAAACACTGCCTAAAAAATATCGTGATCATCCCCTATATGGTGATTTTTTTGGATATCGTGAATGTCATATTAAACCTGATTTACTATTGATATACAGTAAATCAACCGGAATTTTACGTCTTGCACGACTTGGTTCACATAGTGAACTCTTTGGTTAATCTGTCTCATTAGATTATATTCTGTCAAAAATTAGAGATGATGAAATATGAGACGAGTATTTATTACAAAAAAACAAGCTTTTTTATTCATTTTATGATTGTCTTATTAAACGCTCGTTTGGTGAGACAGTCAATAGACCTAATTTCATTGGTAAAAAATTTGTGCAAAAAGCGTGGTTTTAAAATTCAATTTGTGCAGTTTAAAGAACAAATTTTTGCAGATATTGTGATTTAAAAATTAAAGAGTGCAGTTTAATTTTCAAATATTGTGATTTAAAAAAATTGTAAACTGCACTCTTTGATAAAAATTATTGTGAGTTTTGCAC
Protein-coding sequences here:
- a CDS encoding type II toxin-antitoxin system RelB/DinJ family antitoxin, which codes for MMASTMIHIRIDEQVKTNAMKTLTSMGLTISDAVRIMLIRIAAEKTLPFNIRVPNIETVKAIKELEEGRGKRFINVEALMDELNEDD
- a CDS encoding recombinase family protein, with protein sequence MLIGYARISTQEQTLEPQIDALSSAGCEKIFTDIASGVKTQRKGLDDAMEYCRKGDILVVWKLDRMGRSMSHLVETITKLEKQGIGFRSMTEKIDTTSAGGRLVFHLFSSLAEFERDLIRERVQAGLKSARARGRKGGRPSVSEETKAMARALLSDKSLSIKQICDRLGIAKSTLYKHAKPTTQ
- a CDS encoding AAA family ATPase; translation: MKTTAKELKNVLSISKVLEHYSVKKGKGKNSYHCPLHDDKNPSLVASDEKQTASCLSQECFKNDDIFTFIMKMESCDFNKALEIAQNIAGISGITNIKLTKIPTMTQIKPIHIQFLKNRGINNIEEIIKFYNLKAWKDYISTDINKETFKFIPINKALKTFTLGKKRSAQIYKSINTLSVNTALNILVVAGEKDTWRVHDSLITELKNNKINDNFVIVSNTAGEGNIPSYFFDEFKNMNISNIYICYDNDKTGKEGNLKVYELAKSIFSEKTNITILLFDENKPQKYDLTDFLNEGNSFSDIFSKLTPYQPKHKEFLNGDFFIALDLIGKPPLIQWIVKDFLPQNIVGAIVATGSTGKSWFLLQLATCISAGIKFMGMETTEPSKVLYINGEEVRDDIHRRLFNIRNHYQNNDHNFKKNEEILNQNLSFLCVNGTNATLKQNEGLFIELQKYILSIRLNFSKIFNFVVF
- a CDS encoding HNH endonuclease, encoding MSFYYRIILAHIMSLFQARAFIIPGRYNYRYHGGADNGYQCPLCKSIFIGTEGLKKLHADHIIPFNKGGKTIWNNLQLLCGKCNRSKYNYLNVGNIL
- a CDS encoding type II toxin-antitoxin system YafQ family toxin; this translates as MRTIERASAFKRDYKKVKTIPKHQDIDLVLSSVLSILNADKTLPKKYRDHPLYGDFFGYRECHIKPDLLLIYSKSTGILRLARLGSHSELFG